The following are encoded together in the Candidatus Omnitrophota bacterium genome:
- a CDS encoding JAB domain-containing protein: MVKERKISGIRTWPEDDRPREKLLKKGAGALSNSELLAILLRTGTQGTSAIDLARKILKKFGTFRNMAHTDARDWKEFKGLGGAKIAHIQAALEIGRRYRQDDVSTGKQKIASAKDVVDIVMPQLLDLKTEVFKVVCLDSNNRIIDITDVASGTVNRAMPIVREIIHCALQKFAVSIICLHNHPSGDPKPSKEDRDFTRELCQAGNVMQVKVLDHLIIGDNQYYSFADSGELVAYK, from the coding sequence ATGGTGAAGGAAAGAAAAATATCAGGCATAAGGACTTGGCCGGAGGATGACAGGCCGAGAGAGAAACTCCTCAAAAAGGGTGCGGGGGCTTTGAGTAATTCGGAGCTTCTGGCTATTCTTCTTCGTACCGGCACACAAGGCACCAGCGCCATTGACCTCGCCCGCAAGATACTCAAGAAATTCGGCACGTTCCGGAACATGGCCCACACAGACGCCCGGGACTGGAAAGAGTTCAAGGGTTTGGGTGGGGCCAAGATCGCCCATATTCAGGCCGCGCTTGAAATCGGGAGGCGCTATCGACAGGACGATGTGTCCACCGGGAAGCAGAAAATCGCCTCTGCCAAGGATGTTGTGGATATCGTCATGCCCCAGCTCCTCGACCTTAAAACAGAGGTCTTTAAGGTCGTCTGTCTCGATTCAAACAATCGGATTATAGACATCACAGATGTGGCTTCCGGAACAGTTAACCGTGCGATGCCGATAGTCAGAGAAATTATTCACTGCGCTTTGCAAAAGTTTGCGGTATCGATCATCTGTTTGCACAATCATCCATCAGGGGATCCGAAACCAAGCAAAGAGGACAGGGATTTCACAAGGGAGCTCTGTCAGGCAGGCAATGTGATGCAGGTCAAAGTGCTCGATCACTTAATTATAGGGGATAACCAGTATTACAGCTTCGCTGATAGCGGCGAGCTGGTCGCTTACAAATAA
- a CDS encoding permease, which produces MKEWKKFLYIAAIFLGCFYLPVENLRFTNAVFEALALVKWYAREHVLLCLVPAFFIAGAISVFVSQASVMKYFGAKANKFLSYSVASVSGTILAVCSCTVLPLFSGIYKRGAGLGPAIAFLYSGPAINVLAIILTARILGWELGLARAIGAVVFSVVIGLLMHLIFLKEERARHANGDFNVGELKETRSLGKTVLYFASMVAFLVFANWGKPLEGDHGIWSIIYQYKWWIAGLSFMSLAIMLFKWFKRDELREWTGATWGFALQILPLLLGGVLVSGFLLGRVGHEGVIPSRYVTMLVGGNSLWANFFSSIVAAFMYFATLTEVPILQGLMNSGMGKGPALALLLAGPALSLPSMLVLRSIMGTKKTAVYVALVVVMATISGMIFGAVVK; this is translated from the coding sequence ATGAAAGAGTGGAAGAAGTTTCTTTATATTGCCGCCATATTCTTAGGCTGTTTTTACCTGCCGGTAGAAAATCTTCGTTTTACCAATGCTGTCTTTGAGGCTCTGGCTCTTGTTAAATGGTACGCCCGGGAGCACGTGCTTTTGTGTCTTGTTCCGGCGTTCTTTATAGCCGGAGCGATATCTGTTTTTGTCAGCCAAGCGTCCGTGATGAAGTATTTCGGGGCTAAGGCGAATAAATTCCTTTCTTATAGTGTCGCTTCTGTGTCGGGAACAATTCTCGCTGTTTGTTCTTGTACGGTTTTACCGCTATTTTCAGGCATATACAAAAGAGGGGCAGGGCTTGGACCCGCGATCGCTTTTCTATATTCCGGGCCTGCCATAAATGTTTTAGCAATCATTCTAACCGCACGTATCCTTGGGTGGGAGCTAGGGTTGGCACGAGCTATTGGAGCGGTGGTATTTAGTGTTGTCATCGGACTATTAATGCATCTCATCTTTTTAAAAGAAGAAAGGGCTCGTCACGCCAATGGGGACTTCAATGTTGGAGAGTTAAAAGAAACCCGCTCCTTAGGTAAAACCGTTTTATATTTCGCCTCAATGGTAGCTTTTTTGGTGTTTGCTAACTGGGGGAAGCCGCTTGAGGGTGATCATGGTATTTGGTCAATAATTTATCAGTATAAATGGTGGATCGCTGGATTATCTTTTATGAGCTTAGCGATTATGCTCTTCAAGTGGTTCAAAAGGGATGAGTTAAGAGAATGGACTGGAGCGACATGGGGTTTTGCGCTTCAGATATTGCCGCTTCTTTTAGGAGGAGTTTTAGTTTCAGGTTTTCTGCTTGGTAGGGTAGGACATGAGGGAGTTATCCCTTCACGATATGTGACCATGCTTGTTGGCGGCAATTCGTTATGGGCGAATTTCTTCTCATCAATTGTGGCGGCATTTATGTATTTCGCCACGCTTACAGAAGTGCCTATATTACAGGGATTGATGAACTCAGGAATGGGTAAAGGGCCTGCTTTGGCGCTTCTCTTGGCCGGGCCTGCTTTGAGCTTGCCGAGCATGCTTGTGCTTCGGAGCATCATGGGAACCAAAAAAACAGCAGTGTATGTGGCTTTAGTTGTGGTCATGGCAACTATCAGTGGTATGATTTTTGGAGCGGTGGTTAAATGA
- a CDS encoding SAM-dependent DNA methyltransferase, which yields MSDVVGKLWGFCHTLRHDGVDYGDYIEQLTYLLFLKMAEEKGADIPKEYSWPVLREKSGTDLTDFYVDALRGLGKQKGTLGDIYAGAISKFANPVNLKKLINLIDETEWTSLNVDVKAAAYEGLLEKSASEGKKGAGQYFTPRVLIQSIVKCMKPDPRKSKDFIIHDPAAGTGGFLVCAYEWLMEQTKGSLERDDAKRIANKVYTGTELVARPRRLALMNLYLHGIHADIYLGDSIYEPMKGTRYDCILTNPPFGTKGANQAPERDDFTISTSNKQLNFIQHVVNVLRPGGRAAMVLPDNCLFEDKAGEVIEILTQDCNLHTILRLPRGTFTPYSQGVKANVIFFQKGLPTENVWIFDGRSNVPGITKKDRPLSGEHFKEFEKCYGSDPNGQSKRTDLGVDGRFRRFNIKEIKDRGYKLDVTWLKDESLDNPEDLPEPQVLASEAITELETVVDSLKEIVAELESNGE from the coding sequence ATGAGCGATGTAGTCGGAAAATTATGGGGATTTTGTCACACGCTACGCCATGACGGCGTGGATTACGGTGATTATATTGAACAGTTGACGTATTTGCTGTTCTTGAAAATGGCAGAGGAGAAGGGTGCGGATATTCCCAAGGAATATTCATGGCCAGTCCTGCGTGAGAAGTCAGGAACAGATTTAACTGATTTTTATGTGGATGCTTTACGCGGCCTTGGCAAACAAAAAGGAACGCTTGGGGATATCTATGCTGGAGCGATCTCAAAATTTGCCAATCCGGTCAATCTTAAGAAGCTTATTAACCTGATTGATGAAACCGAATGGACAAGTCTTAATGTAGATGTTAAAGCGGCCGCTTATGAAGGGTTGCTTGAGAAATCTGCTTCGGAAGGCAAGAAGGGAGCCGGACAATATTTCACCCCGCGTGTTCTTATTCAGTCAATCGTCAAATGCATGAAGCCTGATCCGCGAAAGTCAAAGGACTTCATTATCCATGATCCTGCGGCTGGGACTGGGGGCTTTTTGGTCTGTGCTTATGAGTGGCTAATGGAGCAAACCAAGGGCAGTCTTGAGCGTGATGATGCTAAACGGATAGCAAATAAGGTTTACACCGGCACCGAGCTTGTTGCCCGGCCGCGCCGACTTGCTTTGATGAATCTATACCTACACGGAATCCATGCGGACATTTATCTTGGTGATTCTATTTATGAGCCAATGAAAGGTACGCGATACGATTGTATTCTTACGAATCCGCCGTTCGGTACTAAGGGAGCGAATCAGGCTCCGGAGAGGGATGATTTTACGATTTCAACGAGCAATAAACAGCTCAACTTTATTCAGCACGTCGTGAATGTGCTACGCCCCGGAGGCCGCGCGGCTATGGTTTTACCGGATAACTGCCTTTTTGAAGACAAGGCCGGAGAGGTGATTGAGATTCTGACACAGGATTGCAACCTGCACACGATCTTACGCCTGCCCAGAGGGACATTTACGCCCTATAGCCAAGGAGTGAAGGCGAACGTGATTTTCTTCCAGAAGGGATTGCCTACGGAGAATGTCTGGATATTCGACGGTCGCTCCAACGTGCCCGGAATAACTAAAAAGGATCGGCCGCTTTCAGGGGAGCACTTTAAAGAATTTGAGAAGTGTTACGGCTCCGATCCTAATGGGCAGAGCAAGAGGACAGACCTTGGCGTCGATGGACGTTTTCGTCGGTTCAACATTAAGGAGATCAAGGATCGCGGCTATAAGCTCGATGTAACATGGCTTAAGGATGAGTCATTGGATAATCCGGAGGACTTGCCGGAGCCGCAGGTTTTGGCATCCGAAGCTATTACAGAGCTGGAAACGGTTGTTGACAGCCTTAAAGAAATCGTAGCGGAGCTGGAGAGTAATGGAGAATAA
- a CDS encoding thioredoxin family protein — MKIEILGVGCPKCKQLTANAEAAVKELNIQAEIGKVTDIDKITEYGVMMTPGLAIDGKVVSSGKVLSKNEIKTILSGGGCEKNNSGSCGCCGT, encoded by the coding sequence ATGAAAATTGAGATATTAGGTGTCGGTTGTCCTAAATGCAAACAGCTTACGGCGAATGCTGAGGCGGCTGTGAAAGAATTAAATATTCAAGCTGAGATCGGTAAGGTGACGGATATCGACAAGATCACCGAATACGGTGTCATGATGACGCCCGGGCTGGCCATTGACGGCAAGGTGGTTTCATCCGGGAAAGTCTTAAGTAAGAATGAGATCAAAACAATCCTTTCAGGAGGCGGATGTGAAAAGAATAATTCAGGTTCTTGCGGTTGTTGCGGCACTTAG
- the arsB gene encoding arsenical-resistance protein, translated as MEHVIHEERKLSFFEKYLTGWVVLCIGIGIALGKLFPQVAVALDQISIYQVSIPIAICLFFMMYPIMVKIDFAEVIKAGKAPKPVILTLVVNWCIKPFTMLAIAWLFLGVLFKGWLPGMEIVKGGAQVELFRSYIAGCILLGIAPCTAMVLIWGHLARGNDGHTLVMVAINSLTMLFLYAPLGGWLLGVNKMPIPWQTIVLSVVIYVGLPLLLGYYSRKLLIAKKGFKWFEEKFLHYLTPVSICALLLTLVLLFSFKGELIINQPQIIFLIAIPLFIQTCLIFAITYALAKWLKLSYRDAAPSALVGASNHFEVAIATSTILFGLSSGASLATVVGVLIEVPVMLMLVKVCLRTQNWFKLSGGSHG; from the coding sequence ATGGAACACGTTATTCATGAGGAACGAAAATTAAGCTTTTTCGAGAAGTATCTCACTGGATGGGTAGTGCTTTGTATCGGAATTGGGATCGCTTTGGGCAAGTTGTTTCCGCAGGTGGCGGTGGCGTTGGATCAGATCTCGATTTATCAAGTGTCTATTCCTATCGCAATCTGCCTATTCTTCATGATGTACCCGATCATGGTCAAGATTGATTTTGCGGAGGTCATTAAAGCAGGAAAGGCGCCTAAGCCGGTTATTCTGACTTTAGTTGTGAACTGGTGCATAAAACCGTTTACGATGCTTGCGATCGCATGGCTTTTCCTTGGGGTATTGTTTAAAGGGTGGCTTCCGGGGATGGAGATTGTTAAAGGCGGGGCGCAGGTCGAATTGTTTCGGTCGTATATCGCAGGATGCATTTTGTTAGGCATAGCGCCATGCACGGCCATGGTTCTGATCTGGGGGCATTTGGCTAGAGGAAACGACGGCCACACGCTTGTTATGGTAGCTATCAATTCCCTCACAATGCTGTTTCTGTATGCGCCGCTTGGTGGATGGCTCTTGGGTGTGAATAAAATGCCTATTCCGTGGCAGACAATCGTATTGTCAGTGGTGATCTATGTCGGGTTACCGCTACTCCTGGGCTATTACTCAAGAAAATTGCTGATCGCCAAGAAAGGATTCAAGTGGTTTGAGGAGAAATTCCTGCATTATCTGACGCCGGTTTCGATATGCGCATTGCTATTGACGCTGGTTTTGTTGTTTTCTTTTAAGGGGGAGTTGATCATTAACCAGCCGCAAATAATTTTTCTTATAGCGATACCGCTTTTCATTCAAACCTGCCTTATTTTCGCCATAACATATGCTTTGGCAAAATGGTTGAAGCTGTCGTATCGGGATGCGGCACCGTCGGCGTTGGTAGGGGCGAGCAATCACTTTGAGGTGGCTATCGCCACTTCGACAATTCTTTTCGGACTTTCATCCGGAGCGTCACTGGCAACGGTTGTAGGAGTCCTTATCGAAGTGCCGGTGATGCTGATGCTGGTTAAGGTTTGTTTGAGAACCCAAAATTGGTTTAAA
- a CDS encoding sulfite exporter TauE/SafE family protein translates to MMELLIALGSALWLGILTSISPCPLATNIAAVSFLSKKIAHPVMVFISGLAYTLGRMAAYAVLGWIIISSLLSVPQVAQFLQKYMVKALGPLLIITGLFLLEVITIKLPGVALSQKHHNKLVESGAPGAFLLGLIFALAFCPVSAALFFGSLIPLALNSKAGTLLPFIYGIGTGLPVLVFAVAIALGVTSMSHWFNKITKLEFFTRRITGVIFILVGLYYTGIYILRLF, encoded by the coding sequence ATAATGGAGCTATTGATCGCTTTGGGGTCTGCGCTGTGGCTGGGGATATTAACGTCAATCAGTCCTTGTCCCTTGGCGACAAACATCGCGGCGGTGTCTTTTCTCTCGAAGAAAATTGCGCATCCGGTTATGGTATTCATTTCAGGACTGGCTTATACGCTCGGCAGGATGGCGGCGTATGCAGTGCTTGGCTGGATCATTATCAGTTCGCTTTTAAGTGTTCCGCAGGTGGCGCAGTTTTTGCAGAAATACATGGTCAAGGCCTTAGGGCCTCTCTTGATAATCACCGGATTATTTTTACTTGAAGTGATCACGATAAAATTGCCCGGTGTGGCATTGTCTCAAAAACATCACAATAAACTTGTTGAGTCCGGAGCTCCCGGCGCTTTTCTTTTGGGATTGATATTCGCTTTAGCGTTTTGTCCGGTTTCAGCGGCGTTATTCTTCGGCAGTTTGATACCATTAGCGCTTAATAGCAAAGCAGGGACGCTATTGCCGTTTATTTATGGGATAGGGACAGGACTTCCGGTGCTGGTGTTCGCTGTCGCTATCGCATTGGGCGTGACTTCAATGAGCCATTGGTTTAATAAGATCACGAAGCTGGAATTTTTTACCCGTAGAATTACCGGGGTGATTTTTATTCTTGTCGGTCTTTATTACACAGGAATTTATATCCTGCGGTTATTTTAA
- a CDS encoding methyltransferase domain-containing protein translates to MRNEADKIKKIVREGYTKALSQKKSCCSSSSCCGGVTQAEDISKKVGYSESEMNAVPEGANLGFGCGNPVALASLKEGDVVLDLGSGAGFDAFLSAQRVGKTGRVIGVDMTPEMVSKANENAKKGKYSNIEFRLGEIEKLPVEDNSIDVIISNCVINLSPDKEAVFKEAYRVLRTGGRLMVSDLVLAKDLPKKIKDSVEAYVGCLAGAIKKEEYLGFIKQAGFKDVKVISESSYPVDAMFDNLDAAQDAIASVKVAAVKK, encoded by the coding sequence ATGAGAAACGAAGCGGATAAAATTAAAAAGATTGTCAGAGAAGGCTATACAAAAGCGTTGTCGCAGAAAAAATCATGCTGTTCATCAAGTTCATGCTGTGGCGGCGTAACACAGGCGGAAGACATCAGCAAAAAGGTAGGCTATAGCGAATCTGAAATGAACGCTGTACCCGAAGGGGCGAATTTAGGCTTTGGGTGTGGGAATCCAGTTGCTCTGGCCTCGTTAAAAGAAGGGGATGTGGTGCTTGATCTGGGGAGCGGTGCGGGATTCGACGCTTTCTTATCAGCACAACGAGTTGGCAAGACCGGCAGGGTTATTGGCGTTGATATGACACCCGAGATGGTCTCTAAAGCGAATGAGAATGCTAAGAAGGGTAAGTATTCCAATATTGAATTTCGTTTAGGTGAGATTGAGAAATTACCCGTTGAGGACAATTCCATTGACGTTATTATTTCAAACTGTGTCATTAACCTTTCGCCTGATAAAGAAGCGGTTTTCAAGGAGGCTTATAGGGTTTTAAGAACAGGCGGTAGGCTGATGGTTTCGGACTTGGTATTGGCGAAAGATCTGCCGAAAAAAATCAAAGATTCTGTTGAGGCGTATGTGGGATGCCTTGCCGGAGCCATTAAAAAAGAGGAATATCTGGGTTTTATTAAACAAGCGGGATTTAAGGACGTCAAGGTTATAAGCGAGTCAAGTTATCCAGTAGACGCTATGTTTGATAATCTTGATGCCGCCCAAGATGCAATAGCTAGCGTAAAGGTTGCGGCAGTTAAAAAATAA
- a CDS encoding DEAD/DEAH box helicase, which produces MPEQNWNEHRTRKQYIDKLLLNSKWGPIVPFEEGKTYGHGSVEEYPTQTGPCDYALFHDKRSLAAVEGKKISVGPQNVLQQAQRYARGFQNSPFTFGEYHLPFIYSTNGKIIWFQDLRHPLNRSREITAIHTPNALEELLSRDEDAAKAWLKSNSIDNRFLRPYQIEAISAIEQAIADRKRNMLVAMATGTGKTFTIINLIYRLMKSKLAKRILFLVDRRALAAQAVTALASFEAEPGLKFDKCYEVYSQRFRREDLDEDIKYDPKVLPTEYLTDPKSRDSFVYVCTIQRMGINLFGKDGMFGQSTGDLDDESDADEKLDIPIHAFDVVIADECHRGYTAQEESKWREALKHFDGIRIGLTATPAAHTTAFFKEVVFRYEYERAVKEGFLVDYDAVAIKSDITFNGAFLKEGEEVGLKDTKTGQMVFDVLEDERVLAPESNEAEWTAPDRNKKIVQELKKYLLAQEASIGHFPKTLIFADNDLPHTSHCDQLIEILRDEFNRGDSFVQKITGSPTVDRPLQRIREFRNRQNPGIVVTVDMLSTGVDVPKIENIVFLRPVKSRILFEQMMGRGTRLCPEINKTHFTVFDCFGGTLLEYFKKTTSITAEAPVKPSKTIREIVQAIADNQSRAYNIKVLSKRLQRISKNITQESRNEFNYILGEDIADFAMTLEDKLSKNWAGTIKILQGEAFLHICENYQRPKREFVIAETAEDLVTSEVIFRAADGKELKPADYLAMFEEFVRKNPEHIDAIDILLNKPKEFDTDELKALREKLATRPDNLVDKFNERNLRRAYNKELADIVSIIRHAAKNDELLTVESRVDRALTKVKAKHQFSEAQSAWLEHIRYHLVTNLLIEKDDIDTLPIFTRQGMSYSKLNRLFDGKLDELLKEINEAVLT; this is translated from the coding sequence ATGCCTGAACAAAATTGGAACGAACATAGGACAAGAAAGCAATATATCGACAAACTCCTGCTTAATTCAAAGTGGGGGCCGATCGTTCCTTTTGAAGAAGGCAAGACTTATGGGCATGGTTCCGTTGAAGAATATCCTACGCAAACAGGTCCTTGTGACTATGCTCTTTTTCATGACAAGCGTTCTTTAGCGGCGGTCGAAGGGAAAAAGATTTCAGTCGGGCCTCAAAACGTGCTTCAACAGGCACAGCGATATGCCCGAGGATTCCAGAATAGCCCGTTTACATTTGGCGAGTATCATCTCCCGTTTATCTATTCCACGAATGGCAAGATCATCTGGTTTCAGGATCTGCGCCATCCGTTGAACCGTTCTCGCGAGATTACTGCGATTCACACGCCTAATGCTTTAGAAGAATTACTTTCAAGAGATGAAGATGCCGCAAAAGCGTGGCTTAAGAGCAACTCAATAGACAACCGATTTTTGCGGCCATATCAAATCGAAGCAATTTCAGCGATCGAACAGGCTATCGCTGACAGAAAGCGCAACATGCTTGTTGCCATGGCCACCGGCACAGGCAAGACATTCACAATTATTAATCTGATATACCGGCTGATGAAGTCAAAACTGGCCAAGCGCATATTGTTTCTTGTGGATAGACGCGCTCTGGCGGCACAGGCAGTTACTGCGCTCGCGAGTTTTGAGGCAGAGCCGGGACTTAAGTTTGACAAGTGTTACGAGGTTTACAGCCAACGTTTCAGACGCGAGGATTTGGATGAGGATATCAAATACGATCCAAAAGTTTTGCCTACCGAGTATCTGACCGATCCAAAAAGCCGCGATAGTTTTGTTTATGTCTGCACCATTCAGAGAATGGGCATCAATCTTTTCGGCAAAGACGGTATGTTTGGGCAATCAACCGGCGATCTGGATGACGAATCTGACGCGGATGAAAAGTTGGACATCCCGATTCATGCCTTTGATGTGGTTATAGCTGATGAATGCCATCGTGGTTATACCGCTCAGGAGGAGAGCAAGTGGCGCGAAGCTTTAAAGCATTTTGATGGTATCAGGATTGGGTTAACTGCCACGCCAGCGGCGCATACGACCGCTTTCTTCAAAGAAGTTGTGTTTCGCTACGAATACGAACGTGCTGTAAAGGAAGGCTTCTTGGTTGATTATGATGCGGTTGCGATCAAATCCGATATTACATTCAACGGGGCCTTCTTAAAGGAAGGCGAAGAGGTCGGGTTAAAAGACACTAAAACCGGCCAGATGGTTTTTGATGTGCTTGAGGATGAACGTGTCCTTGCGCCTGAAAGTAATGAGGCAGAGTGGACGGCACCCGACAGAAATAAAAAAATCGTACAGGAGCTCAAGAAATACCTGCTGGCTCAAGAAGCATCTATCGGGCATTTTCCCAAAACATTAATTTTTGCGGATAACGATTTACCGCACACGTCACATTGCGATCAATTGATTGAGATTTTGCGGGATGAATTTAACCGCGGAGATTCATTTGTCCAGAAGATAACCGGCAGTCCAACAGTTGACAGGCCGCTTCAGCGCATCAGAGAGTTTAGAAATAGGCAGAATCCCGGCATTGTTGTGACCGTTGATATGCTTTCGACCGGTGTTGATGTGCCGAAGATAGAGAATATCGTTTTTCTGCGTCCGGTGAAATCAAGAATCCTCTTTGAGCAAATGATGGGGCGCGGCACAAGGCTTTGTCCGGAGATCAATAAAACTCATTTTACTGTTTTTGATTGTTTCGGCGGTACGTTACTTGAGTATTTTAAGAAAACGACCAGCATCACTGCTGAAGCTCCGGTTAAGCCCTCAAAAACCATCCGAGAAATTGTGCAAGCGATTGCTGACAATCAAAGCCGGGCATATAACATCAAAGTTTTATCCAAGCGGCTCCAGCGTATTTCAAAGAATATTACACAAGAGAGCAGGAACGAATTCAACTATATCCTCGGTGAAGACATCGCTGATTTTGCCATGACACTTGAGGATAAACTCTCCAAGAATTGGGCAGGGACGATCAAGATTCTTCAGGGCGAAGCGTTTCTTCATATCTGCGAAAATTATCAGAGGCCCAAGCGAGAATTTGTCATCGCGGAAACCGCGGAGGATCTTGTTACTTCAGAGGTCATATTCAGGGCGGCTGACGGTAAAGAACTTAAGCCCGCCGATTATCTGGCGATGTTTGAGGAGTTTGTCCGGAAGAATCCCGAACACATCGACGCCATAGATATTCTGCTCAATAAGCCAAAAGAATTTGATACAGATGAGCTTAAAGCGTTACGCGAGAAGCTGGCTACCAGACCGGATAATCTGGTTGATAAGTTTAACGAGCGCAATCTTCGCCGGGCATATAACAAGGAGCTCGCCGATATCGTTTCCATAATCAGGCACGCGGCTAAAAATGACGAGCTTCTGACTGTTGAGAGCCGCGTTGATCGGGCCTTGACGAAGGTGAAGGCCAAGCATCAATTTTCAGAAGCGCAAAGCGCATGGCTTGAGCATATTCGCTATCACTTAGTGACTAACTTACTCATCGAGAAGGATGATATCGATACTTTGCCTATTTTTACAAGGCAAGGGATGAGCTATTCAAAACTCAACCGTCTTTTTGACGGCAAATTGGATGAACTCTTAAAAGAAATAAATGAGGCGGTGCTTACATGA
- a CDS encoding DUF134 domain-containing protein: MRPKKTRWVKCLPGERCFRPKCKPLNKLEGVVLSIDEFEAMRLACLEAMKQRDAAKLMKISRPTFSRIVASACKKVTDALVNVKAIRIEGGCCTIGGRTVKK; this comes from the coding sequence ATGCGTCCAAAGAAAACAAGATGGGTTAAATGTTTGCCGGGGGAGAGATGTTTCCGGCCAAAATGCAAGCCTTTGAATAAACTCGAAGGTGTTGTTTTAAGCATCGATGAATTTGAGGCGATGCGGCTGGCCTGCTTGGAAGCGATGAAGCAGAGGGATGCGGCAAAACTTATGAAGATATCCCGGCCGACATTTTCGCGGATTGTTGCATCAGCCTGCAAAAAAGTCACAGACGCGCTGGTGAATGTTAAGGCGATCCGTATTGAAGGCGGTTGCTGTACTATTGGAGGGAGGACGGTCAAGAAATGA
- a CDS encoding restriction endonuclease subunit S — protein MENNLPDGWDELPLSEVADARMGETILAKDLTGSGIPVYSAGMDNTPWGFLEKPKKIHAKGTIVVSARGSIGFPKIPKNDRFASTQTTIALKLRDEALTDYCCLWLKTINWRELTKGGAIPMLTVGDINKLVMPLPTPIEREKILSKLKALLPKVKDAQSRLDTIPVILNRFRQSVLAAAFSGELTKTWKKKEDEEEWREVRLGEVLNDLKYGTAKKCFKEKKKHPVLRIPNVVQGYIDLDDLKYADLDKKEYESLKLEPGDILLIRSNGSVSLVGRTALVTDKEESMAYAGYLIRLRVNKELILPEFLQYQFQSYAMRLQIELPARSTSGVNNINSEEVKNLQISLPPIDEQEEIVKRLKSSFAFIEKNENEFNKAKGYTDKLEQSILAKAFRGELVR, from the coding sequence ATGGAGAATAATTTACCAGACGGATGGGACGAATTACCATTAAGTGAAGTTGCTGACGCTCGAATGGGAGAAACTATTTTAGCAAAAGACCTCACCGGGAGCGGGATTCCCGTATATTCTGCAGGCATGGATAACACTCCCTGGGGATTTTTGGAAAAACCAAAGAAAATTCATGCTAAAGGGACTATTGTTGTTTCGGCTCGAGGATCTATTGGTTTTCCAAAAATTCCAAAGAACGATCGTTTTGCATCTACACAAACAACTATCGCTTTAAAGCTACGTGATGAAGCACTCACAGATTATTGTTGCCTGTGGCTCAAAACAATTAATTGGAGAGAGCTTACGAAGGGTGGAGCTATACCGATGCTAACTGTAGGTGATATCAATAAGCTAGTTATGCCATTACCTACTCCGATAGAACGAGAGAAAATTTTGTCTAAGTTAAAGGCACTGTTGCCTAAAGTCAAAGACGCCCAATCCCGCCTCGACACAATTCCTGTCATCTTGAATCGTTTCCGTCAATCTGTCCTTGCCGCGGCCTTCTCCGGCGAGCTGACCAAGACGTGGAAGAAAAAGGAGGATGAAGAAGAATGGCGGGAAGTTAGACTTGGAGAAGTGCTCAATGATCTGAAATATGGGACAGCAAAAAAATGCTTCAAAGAGAAAAAGAAGCATCCGGTCTTGAGAATTCCGAACGTTGTGCAAGGGTATATCGACCTGGATGATTTGAAATACGCCGATCTGGATAAGAAAGAGTATGAAAGCCTAAAACTTGAACCTGGTGATATCTTGTTAATCCGCTCAAACGGAAGCGTTTCGCTTGTTGGCCGAACGGCACTGGTTACCGATAAAGAAGAAAGCATGGCGTATGCTGGTTATTTGATCCGGCTTAGGGTAAATAAAGAGCTGATTTTACCGGAATTTTTACAATATCAATTTCAGTCGTATGCGATGAGATTGCAGATTGAATTACCGGCGCGTTCAACAAGTGGCGTAAACAACATTAACAGTGAAGAAGTTAAAAACTTACAGATATCTTTGCCGCCTATCGATGAACAAGAAGAAATTGTAAAGAGGCTCAAATCATCCTTTGCTTTTATTGAAAAGAATGAGAATGAGTTTAATAAGGCAAAGGGTTATACCGACAAGCTGGAGCAGTCCATTTTAGCTAAAGCCTTTCGCGGGGAGTTGGTAAGGTAG